In the Haloferula helveola genome, one interval contains:
- a CDS encoding Txe/YoeB family addiction module toxin, producing the protein MKLRLIFADQAWEDVCHWVSTDKKVLKRLIRLIDECRSTPFEGIGKPEPLRENLSGYWSRRITDEHRLVYKVSGDELWIAQARYHYTK; encoded by the coding sequence ATGAAGCTCAGGCTGATTTTCGCAGACCAGGCTTGGGAGGATGTCTGCCACTGGGTATCGACCGACAAGAAGGTGCTGAAGCGTTTGATCCGATTGATTGACGAGTGTCGGTCGACTCCATTTGAAGGGATCGGCAAGCCTGAACCTTTGCGCGAGAACCTGTCCGGCTACTGGTCACGACGGATTACTGACGAGCACCGTTTGGTCTACAAGGTGTCGGGCGACGAACTCTGGATTGCCCAAGCCCGCTACCACTACACCAAATAG
- the nadS gene encoding NadS family protein, whose protein sequence is MNDEDFELLCESIRQAGEIRQGKRKPSRTFKVGDPDAKAIRERLGLSQSRFAAIIGVSVRTLQNWEQGRREPEGPAKALLRVVDREPQAVLQALHA, encoded by the coding sequence ATGAACGACGAAGATTTCGAACTGCTTTGCGAGAGCATCCGCCAAGCCGGTGAGATCCGGCAGGGGAAGCGGAAGCCATCTAGAACCTTCAAGGTGGGGGATCCCGACGCGAAGGCGATCCGGGAGCGCCTGGGTCTTTCCCAGTCCCGATTCGCCGCGATCATTGGAGTCAGCGTTCGCACGCTGCAGAATTGGGAGCAGGGTCGGCGCGAGCCCGAAGGTCCCGCGAAGGCGTTGCTCCGCGTCGTCGACCGAGAGCCGCAAGCTGTGCTCCAAGCACTCCACGCCTGA
- a CDS encoding type II toxin-antitoxin system RelE/ParE family toxin, producing MIFYETDVFTARIVELIDDESYSALQAVLVADPEAGDIIPRSKGLRKIRWMGSGRGKRGGLRVIYYLVHHEAIFMLYAYPKNRESDLTQRHLQILRELVEQHLNQ from the coding sequence ATGATCTTCTATGAGACCGACGTTTTCACAGCGCGCATCGTCGAACTCATCGATGACGAATCATACTCTGCACTGCAGGCCGTGCTGGTCGCAGATCCCGAGGCGGGGGACATCATTCCCCGGTCGAAGGGATTGCGGAAGATTCGTTGGATGGGCAGCGGACGAGGCAAGCGGGGTGGATTACGAGTGATCTATTACTTGGTCCACCACGAGGCGATCTTCATGCTTTACGCCTACCCGAAGAACCGAGAATCCGACCTGACACAACGCCATCTCCAGATCCTCAGAGAGCTGGTTGAACAACACCTGAACCAATGA
- a CDS encoding type II toxin-antitoxin system prevent-host-death family antitoxin, which produces MKAISYTAARETLAATMQSVCDDREPVIITRKRDQAVVMMSLDDFESMQETAYLRRSPANAERLDSAVAQLESGRGQERNLPPAE; this is translated from the coding sequence ATGAAGGCAATTTCGTACACAGCCGCCCGAGAGACCTTGGCGGCAACCATGCAGTCAGTGTGTGATGACAGGGAGCCGGTAATTATCACGCGGAAGCGGGATCAGGCAGTTGTGATGATGTCGCTCGACGACTTCGAGTCGATGCAGGAGACGGCTTATTTGAGGCGCTCTCCGGCGAATGCGGAGAGATTGGATTCTGCAGTAGCCCAGCTTGAGTCCGGGCGCGGGCAAGAGAGGAATCTCCCGCCTGCAGAATGA
- a CDS encoding type II toxin-antitoxin system Phd/YefM family antitoxin produces the protein MRTELVTTLKRKATDLISEIATDHEPVLITQHGLPAAYLVDVESYEAMRARIGLLEGIAKGEKAIEEGRVLTHAEAKKRMSRWLD, from the coding sequence ATGCGAACCGAACTGGTCACGACCCTAAAGCGGAAGGCGACGGATCTCATTAGCGAGATTGCGACCGACCACGAACCTGTGTTGATCACCCAGCACGGACTCCCGGCAGCCTACCTCGTGGACGTGGAGAGCTACGAAGCAATGAGGGCGAGGATCGGGCTTCTTGAGGGAATCGCAAAGGGTGAGAAGGCGATCGAGGAGGGACGAGTGCTCACCCACGCCGAAGCGAAGAAGCGGATGTCCCGATGGCTCGATTGA
- a CDS encoding GNAT family N-acetyltransferase — translation MTSIRIREADDGDAESISSLLMELGYELGPVEVKKRIGVYRESSDTVLVADEVGEVVGFVSFHVIPLFHASGNLGRITAMCIRSDRQRQGVGRALLAGLDGFARARGCGRIEVSSGDQRAQDAHLFYQACGYAIDSRRFQKMLH, via the coding sequence ATGACCTCGATTCGAATTCGCGAGGCTGACGATGGAGATGCCGAGTCCATTTCCTCCCTCTTGATGGAGTTGGGCTACGAACTCGGTCCGGTGGAAGTGAAGAAGCGTATCGGGGTTTATCGGGAGTCTTCCGACACGGTGCTTGTCGCGGATGAAGTCGGGGAGGTCGTGGGATTTGTCAGCTTCCACGTGATTCCCCTGTTTCACGCTTCCGGGAACCTCGGACGCATCACCGCGATGTGCATTCGCTCGGACCGGCAGCGGCAAGGCGTCGGTAGGGCGCTTCTCGCGGGCCTCGATGGTTTCGCGCGGGCGAGAGGTTGCGGACGGATCGAGGTGTCCAGTGGGGATCAGCGGGCGCAAGATGCGCATTTGTTCTACCAGGCGTGTGGCTATGCCATCGACAGCCGGAGGTTTCAGAAGATGCTTCACTGA
- a CDS encoding type II toxin-antitoxin system RelE/ParE family toxin — protein sequence MARLIWTEPALQDLEQIADYIALDDHHAACRLIRTVFEKAELLETFPEMCPVPHDLPDSRYRHLIVGPLRIFHRVEGEKVFIVYVMRSERRLDLSDLEGRDKE from the coding sequence ATGGCTCGATTGATTTGGACCGAGCCGGCGCTTCAAGATCTCGAGCAGATCGCCGACTACATCGCACTCGATGATCACCATGCGGCCTGCCGCCTGATTAGAACCGTCTTTGAGAAGGCCGAGCTGCTGGAGACATTCCCCGAGATGTGTCCAGTCCCCCACGATCTTCCTGATTCGCGATACCGTCATCTCATTGTCGGTCCGTTGCGGATCTTCCATCGGGTCGAGGGAGAGAAGGTATTCATCGTGTACGTCATGAGATCCGAACGTCGCCTTGATCTGTCGGACCTCGAAGGGCGAGACAAAGAATAA
- a CDS encoding alpha/beta hydrolase codes for MKRHRKKRALLIGTAVLVVLVVAVNQWKKRKAVAVLREYSARFSQEGTPNATALSMQHVYFGVEKKPHGVLLIHGIPSSTSTFSGLCDRLEKEGIPHVAPMLTGFGNTELNLLPNVAYEDWLRDALNAYDTLAECAEKVSIVSTSTGSLVATWLSGQRQVEHLVLVVPNFSPGPSAARFKRILETPVASQALRGVMPYKFSDPEDYADQSRFRYPFHEVNSTRQMFLLQDEIGPEQIRVEAGIFLMFGADDSTVSTGELGALLEKKASEEGVLYEAFEYEAAHRLLQGAVAEEVRSQIVELLGRRPVAAR; via the coding sequence ATGAAGAGGCATCGGAAGAAGCGGGCGTTGCTCATCGGTACCGCCGTGCTGGTGGTGCTCGTGGTGGCGGTCAACCAGTGGAAGAAGCGGAAGGCGGTTGCGGTGTTGCGCGAGTACTCGGCCCGGTTTTCACAGGAGGGCACCCCGAACGCGACCGCGCTTTCGATGCAGCACGTTTACTTCGGTGTGGAGAAGAAGCCCCACGGGGTGCTTCTCATCCATGGCATCCCTTCATCGACCTCGACCTTCTCCGGGCTGTGCGACCGTCTTGAGAAAGAGGGGATTCCCCATGTCGCGCCGATGCTCACGGGCTTCGGGAATACCGAACTGAATCTGCTTCCGAACGTCGCCTACGAAGACTGGCTGCGGGATGCGCTGAATGCCTACGACACGCTGGCCGAGTGTGCCGAGAAGGTCAGCATCGTCAGCACCTCGACCGGGTCGTTGGTGGCGACATGGTTGTCCGGCCAGCGGCAGGTCGAGCATCTGGTGCTGGTGGTGCCGAACTTCTCGCCCGGGCCTTCCGCCGCTCGCTTCAAGCGGATCCTCGAAACGCCGGTGGCGTCGCAGGCGCTTCGCGGCGTCATGCCCTACAAGTTCTCCGACCCGGAGGATTATGCGGACCAGAGCCGCTTCCGCTACCCGTTCCATGAGGTGAATTCGACCCGTCAGATGTTCCTGCTGCAGGATGAGATCGGGCCGGAGCAGATCCGGGTGGAGGCGGGGATTTTCCTGATGTTCGGGGCCGATGATTCGACGGTGTCCACCGGAGAGTTGGGGGCGCTACTCGAGAAAAAGGCGAGTGAGGAGGGAGTCCTTTACGAGGCGTTCGAGTATGAGGCCGCGCACCGCCTGCTCCAAGGGGCTGTGGCGGAAGAGGTCCGTTCCCAGATCGTTGAGCTTCTTGGTCGGCGGCCGGTGGCGGCGCGCTGA